In Silene latifolia isolate original U9 population chromosome 6, ASM4854445v1, whole genome shotgun sequence, the genomic window ggtgggaataatataacaacggttgtcatatgtataaccgttgttgtaactttccctccaaaattgaaatttgtagtaacaacgggtatatgctacatacccgttgttgatatttttagtaacaacggttcttagtttaaaacccgttgttgtaacgttccctccaaaattgtgaagacttttaacaacggtttttcgtttaaaacctgttgttgaatattatcttgtgtatttgtgaaaggtattcacaacgggttTTATTTTAGTAACCGTTGTTaaaggtcttcacaacggttttttttagtaaccgtttttattacgaactcctaatgtttttaaaaattaaatttgtttcatgacATTCAAAAACCCGCATATATCAAAGAAGACacccatataccaaagaccaaagataaatcacaaatttgagttcatcgaactcaatagattcaattcaaccacaacaaagatcatatatatatatatatatatatatatatatatatatatatatatatatatatatatatatatatatatatatatatatatatatattatatatatatatatatatatatatatatatatatatatatatatatatatacttacaaggagttaaatttacatgaactaatcaacattccctaacttcaacaaaaaatttactaataagtcgATCTAAActcgagtatcatgcatttctattttctaagacgtatttgcccaacatgtcccttacctcgtctatatctacacttgagtactgctgaatctcttgtgacggtttgattacatactgcggaaaaaacaaagacaagacattattgtaacaacatcaaatactgcatagcaacatcatggtatcgcagcaagcaagacaacatcagctctaatttaaaaaaagtaataaactcattattaaattactaaccttttctggaataaggatatatcttcgcctaataatctccaacatgaaccgacaaacgtagtatccacattgtatgttatccggctggcgaggggcctattattacataaaaacaaacagacgagagaaggctcacatcagaatcttgaactttaggtattg contains:
- the LOC141588332 gene encoding uncharacterized protein LOC141588332, producing the protein MPTKKKVFWLDSINNPPSETFKRLINKAFEKRRANEQDQPMKDSDDGPDFITITGAPRQPDNIQCGYYVCRFMLEIIRRRYILIPEKYVIKPSQEIQQYSSVDIDEVRDMLGKYVLENRNA